A genomic segment from Gossypium hirsutum isolate 1008001.06 chromosome D04, Gossypium_hirsutum_v2.1, whole genome shotgun sequence encodes:
- the LOC107898448 gene encoding thaumatin-like protein 1a gives MMKAQLIFAVSLAAIFFSGTKAATFTLSNNCPSTVWPGILTSSGPPLSTTGFELPSKASSVLSVPATWSGRIWARTQRTNVNGKFQCQTGDCASGQVPCNGAGGTPPVTLAEFTLAPNNGKDFFDISLVDGFNLPVSIAPQSADGSGNCIPVSCTDNVNAVCPNELQVKGSDGGVIACNSACLAFNQSQYCCTGSFGTPQTCPPTNYSNFLKSQCPQAYSYAYDDKSALVSCTGGANYLITFCP, from the exons atgatgaaGGCTCAGCTTATCTTTGCCGTTTCTCTAGCGGCCATCTTCTTCTCTG GGACTAAAGCAGCAACCTTCACGTTGAGCAACAACTGTCCTTCCACAGTTTGGCCCGGAATTCTAACAAGTTCAGGTCCTCCATTATCCACCACCGGCTTTGAGTTACCCTCAAAAGCTTCATCAGTGCTATCCGTTCCAGCCACATGGTCTGGCCGCATCTGGGCTCGAACTCAACGCACAAACGTCAACGGCAAGTTCCAATGTCAAACAGGCGACTGCGCCTCTGGTCAGGTTCCATGCAACGGCGCAGGTGGGACCCCACCTGTAACCCTAGCAGAATTCACCCTCGCACCCAACAATGGAAAAGATTTTTTCGACATTAGCCTTGTCGATGGCTTTAACTTGCCTGTTTCGATCGCCCCACAATCAGCCGATGGTTCAGGTAACTGCATCCCAGTCAGCTGCACCGACAATGTGAATGCAGTTTGCCCTAATGAACTACAGGTTAAAGGCTCCGATGGTGGCGTCATCGCCTGCAATAGCGCATGTTTGGCCTTCAATCAATCTCAGTATTGCTGCACTGGATCTTTTGGCACCCCGCAAACATGCCCGCCGACTAATTACTCCAATTTTCTTAAGAGCCAATGCCCTCAGGCTTACAGCTATGCTTATGATGATAAGTCTGCTTTGGTCTCATGCACTGGTGGAGCTAATTACCTTATCACCTTTTGTCCTTga